The Chlorobaculum sp. MV4-Y genome contains the following window.
TCTTCGTAGGCCATCACCTCGGCGCGGATGAAGCCCTTCTCGAAGTCAGAGTGGATCGCGGCGGCGGCTTCCGGGGCGGCTGCGCCCTTGCGGATCGTCCAGGCGTGAACCTCCTTGACGCCTGCCGTGAAGTAGTTGTGCAGGCCGAGCAGGTCGTAGGCAGCCATGATCAGGCGGTCGAGGCCTGACATTTCGAGGCCGAGGCTTTCGAGGAAGTCCGGGCGCTCCTCTTCGGGCAATTCGGCGATGTCCGCTTCAGCCTTGGCGCTGATGATGAGCATCTTCGAGCCGTTTTTCGCCGCGATCTTCTCGACCGTCGCGGTGTGTTCGTTGCCGCCGGGCAGGTCGCCCTCGGCCACGTTGGCGGCGAAGAGCACCGGCTTGGCGGTGATGAGGAAGAACTGCTTCGCCATCGCCCGCTCCTCGTCGTTTTCGAGAATGCTGCGCACCGGTACGCCCTCGCCGAGGCCGGCCACGATCTTCTCTGCCAGATCGACCAGCGCCTGCTGCTCCTTCTCCTTGCGGGCGCCCTTGCGGAGCTTGTCGATGCGCTTTTCCATGCTGTCGAGGTCGGCCAGCATCAGCTCGGTCTCGATGGTGGCGATGTCGCCTGCCGGGTCGATCTTGCCCTCGACGTGGATGATGTTCGGATCCTCGAAGCAGCGCACCACGTGAATGATCGCGTCAACCTCGCGGATATGCGAGAGGAACTGGTTGCCAAGCCCTTCGCCTTTGCTGGCGCCTCTGACCAGACCGGCAATATCGACGATTTCGAGCACTGCAGGTACGATGACCGGGGTTTTGACGACGCGGGCGAGTTCACCGAGGCGCGGATCGGGCACCAGCACGGTGCCGACGTTGGGTTCGATGGTGCAGAACGGGTAGTTGGCGGCTTCGGCCTGCTTGGCCGTGATGGCATTGAACAGCGTCGATTTGCCGACATTGGGCAGACCGACAATGCCGCAGCGAAGTGACATGGGCGGAGATGTTTGTTGAGAAAAACGGTTTTAACATGTAATCAATCCGTTTGGAAAAAGCAAATTAATTTTTTACAATTGCAGGCTGTTTTAAAATGCATTGGAGAATCCTATCGAAAAGAAACCGATCATCGTCGCCATAGACGGACCGGCCGCTTCCGGTAAGAGCACGAC
Protein-coding sequences here:
- the ychF gene encoding redox-regulated ATPase YchF, which gives rise to MSLRCGIVGLPNVGKSTLFNAITAKQAEAANYPFCTIEPNVGTVLVPDPRLGELARVVKTPVIVPAVLEIVDIAGLVRGASKGEGLGNQFLSHIREVDAIIHVVRCFEDPNIIHVEGKIDPAGDIATIETELMLADLDSMEKRIDKLRKGARKEKEQQALVDLAEKIVAGLGEGVPVRSILENDEERAMAKQFFLITAKPVLFAANVAEGDLPGGNEHTATVEKIAAKNGSKMLIISAKAEADIAELPEEERPDFLESLGLEMSGLDRLIMAAYDLLGLHNYFTAGVKEVHAWTIRKGAAAPEAAAAIHSDFEKGFIRAEVMAYEDLIALGSEQKVKEAGKMRSEGKEYVVKDGDVITFRFNV